The following coding sequences are from one Culex quinquefasciatus strain JHB chromosome 1, VPISU_Cqui_1.0_pri_paternal, whole genome shotgun sequence window:
- the LOC119765148 gene encoding proline-rich protein 2-like, producing the protein MGQREGFSASDVEKINRMYQCSGDSIGTGPPISLPFPVPPPFNGIGSGGGGGAFPTGPYPNGGPFYPGYGYYPSGPGGPQPYYPGGYYPQGPGPYPAVGPYGYGPYYPYDEKDSEMYDLVQENQVE; encoded by the coding sequence ATGGGCCAGCGGGAAGGGTTCAGCGCGAGTGACGTCGAAAAGATCAACCGGATGTACCAGTGCTCGGGCGATTCCATCGGAACGGGGCCGCCCATCAGTTTGCCCTTCCCGGTGCCGCCACCGTTCAACGGAATCGGTTccggcggtggtggtggtgcattCCCCACCGGACCCTACCCAAACGGTGGACCGTTTTATCCCGGCTATGGATACTATCCGAGTGGACCGGGGGGACCACAGCCGTACTATCCGGGTGGTTATTATCCGCAGGGACCGGGACCGTATCCGGCGGTTGGACCTTATGGATACGGACCGTACTACCCGTACGACGAAAAGGACTCCGAGATGTACGATTTGGTGCAGGAAAATCAAGTTGAATAA